The Stappia sp. genome window below encodes:
- a CDS encoding DUF1489 family protein: MALHLVKLCVGVDSVEDLQAWIDFRQAERRERGEPAEQVHTTRMVPTRRDEILDGGSLYWVIKGAIVARQRLIDIRPFTDAGGIKRCHLVLDPTLQPTRPQPRRPFQGWRYLKADDAPADIRRDAGAADIPEAMRRELAELCLI; this comes from the coding sequence ATGGCGCTCCATCTGGTCAAATTGTGTGTCGGCGTGGATTCGGTCGAGGATCTGCAGGCGTGGATCGACTTCCGCCAGGCGGAGCGCCGCGAGCGGGGCGAGCCGGCGGAGCAGGTGCACACCACCCGCATGGTGCCCACGCGCCGCGACGAGATCCTCGACGGCGGATCGCTCTATTGGGTGATCAAGGGCGCGATCGTGGCCCGCCAGCGGCTGATCGACATTCGCCCCTTCACCGATGCCGGCGGCATCAAGCGCTGTCATCTGGTGCTCGATCCGACGCTGCAACCGACGCGTCCGCAGCCGCGCCGTCCGTTCCAGGGCTGGCGTTACCTGAAGGCCGACGACGCGCCGGCCGACATCCGCCGCGACGCGGGCGCGGCGGATATTCCCGAGGCCATGCGGCGGGAACTCGCCGAGCTTTGCCTGATCTGA
- a CDS encoding DNA starvation/stationary phase protection protein, protein MTNTVLDMKADVEALDTGIDGRSELAGQLADCLADTMMLMIKTQGYHWNVVGPMFHALHKMTEEQYRDLFTAADDLAERVRALGHPAPTGVGELQRLSAVDDETEVPTAERMLERLIADHERIARRFREVAENAEAARDIATADLLTARITTHEKTVWMLKAMANG, encoded by the coding sequence ATGACCAACACCGTTCTCGACATGAAAGCCGACGTCGAAGCGCTCGACACGGGGATCGACGGGCGGAGCGAACTCGCCGGCCAGCTGGCGGACTGTCTGGCCGACACGATGATGCTGATGATCAAGACGCAAGGGTACCACTGGAACGTGGTCGGTCCGATGTTCCATGCCCTTCACAAGATGACGGAGGAGCAGTATCGGGACCTGTTCACGGCTGCCGACGATCTGGCGGAACGGGTGCGGGCCCTCGGCCATCCCGCGCCGACGGGCGTCGGCGAGCTTCAGCGCCTCAGCGCGGTCGACGACGAAACCGAGGTGCCGACCGCCGAGCGCATGCTGGAGCGGCTGATCGCCGATCACGAGCGGATCGCCCGGCGATTCCGGGAGGTGGCCGAGAACGCCGAGGCCGCCCGCGACATCGCCACGGCGGATCTGCTCACCGCACGCATCACCACGCATGAAAAGACCGTGTGGATGCTCAAGGCGATGGCCAACGGATAA
- a CDS encoding VWA domain-containing protein, translated as MRRQDGGTTPATRPSSGSEIAAFLNEAKATRDVAQAGRLVIALDATMSRQPTWDRACAIQAEMFTAAGAVGHLAMQLVYFRGFGECAASKWVQNAEGLARLMTRIDCRGGQTQIRKVLKHTIEETRRKKVQALVYIGDCVEEDVDALCARAGELGLLGVPAFVFQEGRDAHAETAFREIARLTGGAHFRLDSSAARELADLLKATAVFAAGGRPELERLTKRGDAGATRLLAHLR; from the coding sequence CTGCGGCGGCAGGATGGGGGCACGACCCCGGCGACACGCCCGTCCTCGGGCTCGGAAATCGCGGCTTTTCTCAACGAGGCGAAGGCGACGCGCGATGTGGCGCAGGCCGGGCGGCTGGTGATCGCGCTCGACGCCACCATGAGCCGGCAGCCGACGTGGGACCGGGCCTGCGCGATCCAGGCGGAGATGTTCACCGCCGCCGGCGCGGTCGGGCACCTGGCCATGCAGCTCGTGTATTTTCGCGGCTTCGGCGAATGCGCGGCCTCGAAATGGGTGCAGAACGCGGAAGGGCTCGCCCGGCTGATGACGCGCATCGACTGCCGCGGCGGGCAGACCCAGATCCGCAAGGTGCTCAAGCACACCATCGAGGAGACCCGGCGCAAGAAGGTGCAGGCGCTCGTCTACATCGGCGACTGCGTGGAGGAGGATGTCGACGCCCTGTGCGCCCGCGCCGGCGAACTGGGCCTGCTCGGCGTTCCGGCCTTCGTCTTTCAGGAGGGGCGCGACGCGCATGCCGAAACGGCGTTTCGCGAGATCGCCCGGCTCACCGGCGGCGCCCATTTCCGGCTCGATTCGTCCGCCGCGCGCGAGCTTGCCGACCTGCTCAAGGCAACGGCGGTCTTCGCCGCCGGCGGCCGGCCGGAACTGGAACGCCTGACCAAGCGCGGCGACGCCGGCGCCACCCGCCTGCTGGCGCATTTGCGCTGA
- a CDS encoding NAD-dependent epimerase/dehydratase family protein — protein MQIFLTGATGTVGRAVLARLLERGHGVTALVRSPESGARVRAAGARAVSGDIREPRAWIEEARAAGTLVHMAASFDADAVQAERRLVAALKDLPADTARPFHLVYTGGVWLYPAGRPAPLRESVPFAPLPAFAHVANAIHSLLSLRHIALSVIHPTLVCAADGGPIADMREAAETGTPFVTRAGLDTLWPLVDADDLADLYVRAVEARRFRLSAFGCGIEAVPVSTLLRLVSDHLGLRLDLAHAMPDAAAADMDAEAGYALSQRVSSAQAEKLLGWRPRLRSPEALVEALLPVTG, from the coding sequence ATGCAGATCTTCCTCACAGGCGCGACGGGAACCGTGGGTCGCGCGGTCCTCGCCCGGCTTCTCGAACGCGGCCACGGCGTCACGGCCCTGGTGCGCTCGCCCGAGAGCGGCGCCCGCGTGCGCGCGGCCGGCGCCCGGGCCGTCTCCGGCGACATCCGCGAGCCCCGCGCGTGGATCGAGGAGGCCCGGGCCGCCGGCACGCTGGTGCATATGGCGGCAAGCTTCGATGCCGATGCTGTGCAGGCCGAACGCCGGCTCGTCGCCGCGCTGAAGGACCTGCCCGCCGATACGGCCCGCCCCTTTCATCTCGTTTACACCGGCGGCGTCTGGCTCTATCCGGCCGGGCGGCCGGCCCCCTTGCGCGAGAGCGTTCCCTTCGCCCCGCTGCCCGCCTTCGCCCATGTGGCGAACGCGATCCACTCGCTCCTGTCGCTGCGCCACATCGCCCTGTCGGTGATCCATCCGACACTGGTCTGCGCCGCCGACGGCGGGCCGATCGCCGACATGCGGGAAGCGGCGGAAACGGGCACGCCCTTCGTCACGCGCGCCGGCCTCGACACGCTGTGGCCGCTGGTCGACGCGGACGATCTCGCCGATCTCTACGTGCGCGCGGTGGAAGCCCGGCGCTTCCGGCTGAGCGCCTTCGGTTGCGGGATCGAGGCCGTTCCGGTGTCGACGCTGCTGCGGCTGGTGTCGGATCACCTGGGCCTGCGTCTCGATCTCGCCCACGCGATGCCGGATGCCGCCGCGGCGGATATGGACGCGGAGGCCGGCTACGCGCTGTCGCAGCGCGTGTCCTCCGCACAGGCCGAGAAACTGCTGGGCTGGCGCCCGCGCCTGCGCAGCCCCGAAGCCCTCGTCGAGGCGCTGCTGCCAGTCACAGGGTAA
- the panC gene encoding pantoate--beta-alanine ligase, whose amino-acid sequence MPPVTSSPMVHETVAALRADIAAARAKGARIALVPTMGALHEGHLSLVRAAQAEAEHVVVSIFVNPTQFAPNEDFDAYPRDTEADLRQLAELGVNAVFLPRIEEVYPAGFATSVSVGGPSAGLESETRPHFFNGVALVVTKLLLAALPDIAIFGEKDYQQLCVIRQFVRDLDIPVEIRGGATVREADGLAMSSRNRYLTQNDRARAAALPAALRAAVAALEAGRDPQAVRAEATETLIAAGFVVDYLELRDANTLAPVGTGTTAARLLVAAKLGTTRLIDNMAVAWPPATGG is encoded by the coding sequence ATGCCGCCAGTGACCTCCTCGCCGATGGTGCATGAAACCGTCGCCGCCCTGCGGGCCGATATCGCCGCCGCCCGCGCGAAGGGCGCGCGCATCGCCCTCGTGCCGACCATGGGTGCGCTGCACGAGGGGCACCTGTCGCTGGTGCGCGCCGCCCAGGCCGAGGCTGAACATGTCGTCGTGTCGATCTTCGTCAATCCGACCCAGTTCGCGCCGAACGAGGATTTCGACGCCTATCCGCGCGATACCGAGGCCGATCTGCGTCAGCTCGCCGAGCTGGGCGTGAATGCCGTCTTCCTGCCGCGCATCGAGGAGGTCTATCCGGCCGGCTTCGCCACCTCGGTGTCGGTGGGCGGCCCCTCGGCCGGGCTGGAGAGCGAAACGCGCCCGCATTTCTTCAACGGCGTGGCGCTGGTCGTCACCAAGCTGCTGCTCGCCGCCCTCCCCGACATCGCGATCTTCGGCGAGAAGGACTACCAGCAGCTCTGCGTGATCCGGCAATTCGTGCGCGACCTCGACATTCCCGTCGAGATTCGCGGCGGGGCGACCGTGCGCGAGGCGGACGGTCTCGCCATGTCCTCGCGCAACCGCTACCTGACACAGAACGACCGCGCCCGCGCCGCCGCCCTGCCCGCCGCCCTGCGCGCGGCGGTCGCAGCACTCGAGGCCGGACGCGACCCGCAGGCAGTGCGGGCCGAGGCAACCGAAACGCTCATCGCCGCCGGCTTCGTGGTGGATTATCTGGAATTGCGCGACGCGAACACGCTGGCGCCGGTGGGCACCGGGACGACGGCGGCGCGGCTGCTCGTCGCCGCGAAGCTCGGCACGACGCGCCTCATCGACAACATGGCCGTCGCCTGGCCGCCGGCGACCGGCGGATAA